One window from the genome of Pseudomonas sp. Teo4 encodes:
- a CDS encoding PhoX family phosphatase, producing MSRESGDNLDRNLSGNLPMTSVMDAYLSRRSVMRGSLGAAIAMIAGAGLTGCFDSGGSDDDASSEPPVTDPQPPKLALGFQSIPGSRTDACVVAAGYSAYVLAPWGTPLNSNGNPWKSDGSNTSTDQANAMGMHHDGMHFFPINGSSEDGLLAINFEYIDTAALHPAGPTTDGSGNRPVEEVRKEINAHGAGVVRLQKVSGRWQVVDNDPLNRRFTTVSQMDIAGPLRGTDHVKTKFSPDGTQCRGTNNNCGNGYTPWGTYLTCEENWPGIFVNKGTRPADQARIGVGTSSGQYKWETAAGDATEVDDEFARFDVTIKGASATDDFRNEASTYGFIVEIDPYNSATQATKRTALGRFRHEGCCPGLAVAGKPLVWYMGDDSNNEYLYKFVSDAVWDTADATPADRLATGAKYMDQGKLYVARFNADGTGVWLLLDVTTATTGGSTLGALYGDLPGIILNTRGAGDAVGATPMDRPEWTAVNPLNGDVYLTLTNNSARTADKVDAANPRGPNRHGHIIRWHDSDDQLSFTWDIFVFGANAAGTADINRSGLTELNQFASPDGMSFDSRGVLWFETDNGESTVTDYTNDQLLAVIPTDLVDASGKQIPVNAQNQVDLRRFFVGPNGCEVTGITFTPDNKTLFVNIQHPGNWPYTDKATDATPAGSTVRPRASTVVIQRDDGGEIGTA from the coding sequence ATGAGTCGAGAAAGCGGCGATAACCTGGACCGCAACCTGAGTGGCAACCTGCCGATGACCAGCGTCATGGACGCCTACCTGAGCCGTCGCAGCGTGATGCGCGGCAGCCTTGGCGCTGCCATTGCCATGATTGCCGGAGCCGGCCTGACGGGCTGCTTCGACAGTGGTGGTTCAGATGACGACGCAAGCTCCGAGCCGCCGGTGACCGATCCGCAACCGCCAAAACTGGCACTGGGCTTCCAGTCCATTCCAGGCTCGCGCACCGATGCCTGCGTTGTCGCCGCCGGCTACAGCGCCTACGTACTTGCGCCCTGGGGCACGCCGCTCAACAGCAATGGCAACCCGTGGAAGTCCGACGGCAGCAATACCTCGACCGACCAGGCCAACGCCATGGGCATGCACCACGACGGCATGCATTTCTTCCCCATCAACGGCAGCTCAGAAGACGGCCTGCTGGCGATCAACTTCGAGTACATCGACACCGCCGCCCTGCACCCGGCCGGCCCCACTACCGACGGCAGCGGCAATCGCCCGGTAGAGGAGGTGCGCAAGGAAATCAACGCCCATGGTGCTGGCGTGGTGCGCCTGCAGAAAGTCAGCGGCCGCTGGCAGGTGGTCGACAACGACCCGCTGAACCGCCGCTTCACCACCGTCTCGCAAATGGACATCGCCGGCCCGCTACGCGGCACCGACCATGTGAAGACCAAGTTCTCGCCAGACGGTACCCAGTGCCGTGGCACCAACAACAACTGCGGGAACGGCTACACGCCGTGGGGCACCTACCTGACCTGTGAAGAGAACTGGCCTGGCATCTTCGTCAACAAGGGCACTCGCCCGGCCGACCAGGCGCGCATTGGTGTGGGTACCTCCAGCGGCCAGTACAAGTGGGAAACCGCAGCCGGCGATGCCACCGAGGTAGACGATGAATTCGCCCGCTTCGACGTCACCATCAAAGGCGCCAGCGCCACCGACGACTTCCGCAACGAAGCCAGCACCTACGGGTTCATCGTCGAAATCGACCCGTACAACAGCGCCACCCAGGCTACCAAGCGCACCGCCCTGGGCCGCTTCCGCCACGAAGGTTGCTGCCCAGGCCTGGCGGTGGCTGGCAAGCCGCTGGTCTGGTACATGGGTGACGACTCCAACAACGAATACTTGTACAAATTCGTGTCCGACGCCGTATGGGACACCGCCGACGCCACCCCCGCCGACCGCCTGGCCACCGGCGCCAAGTACATGGACCAGGGCAAGCTTTATGTGGCCCGCTTCAACGCCGACGGCACTGGCGTCTGGCTGTTGCTCGACGTCACTACCGCCACCACCGGCGGCAGCACCCTGGGTGCGCTGTATGGCGACTTGCCGGGCATCATCCTCAACACCCGTGGCGCTGGCGATGCCGTGGGCGCTACGCCGATGGACCGCCCGGAGTGGACCGCGGTCAACCCGCTCAATGGCGATGTCTACCTGACCCTGACCAACAACAGCGCACGTACCGCAGACAAGGTCGATGCTGCCAACCCGCGTGGCCCGAACCGCCACGGCCATATCATCCGCTGGCACGACAGCGACGACCAGCTGAGCTTCACCTGGGACATCTTCGTGTTCGGCGCCAACGCCGCCGGCACCGCCGACATCAACCGCTCGGGCCTGACCGAACTCAACCAGTTCGCCAGCCCCGACGGCATGAGCTTCGATAGCCGTGGCGTGCTGTGGTTCGAGACCGACAACGGCGAATCCACCGTGACCGACTACACCAACGACCAGTTGCTGGCGGTGATCCCGACCGACCTGGTGGATGCCAGCGGCAAGCAGATCCCGGTCAATGCCCAGAACCAGGTGGACCTGCGCCGCTTCTTCGTCGGCCCGAATGGCTGTGAGGTGACTGGCATTACCTTTACGCCGGATAACAAGACGCTGTTCGTGAACATTCAGCACCCGGGTAACTGGCCGTATACCGACAAGGCTACCGATGCCACCCCGGCTGGGAGCACGGTACGGCCACGGGCGTCGACGGTGGTGATTCAGCGCGATGATGGCGGGGAGATCGGTACCGCCTGA
- a CDS encoding pilus assembly protein PilZ → MSLGARLVTGGCLTLAAWLAAQCVLQLGRSPQPASPPAASETPLPGLMVGHWSAPGDGTAIAVTRLPLQYLGGLKAKPLSASVVVLRFGQQVRTLGRGQRLAPGIVLQDIDADGLIFDNQGRRERLPWPPRPAVTGFKRQG, encoded by the coding sequence GTGAGTCTGGGCGCCAGGCTGGTCACCGGCGGCTGCCTGACACTGGCCGCCTGGCTCGCCGCCCAGTGCGTGCTGCAACTGGGGCGCTCGCCGCAACCGGCCAGCCCGCCTGCCGCCAGCGAAACACCACTGCCAGGGCTGATGGTCGGCCACTGGTCGGCGCCAGGCGACGGCACTGCGATTGCCGTCACCCGTCTGCCACTGCAGTACCTCGGTGGCCTGAAGGCCAAACCATTGTCCGCCAGTGTGGTGGTACTGCGCTTTGGTCAGCAGGTGCGCACGCTCGGCCGTGGCCAACGCCTGGCACCCGGAATCGTATTGCAGGACATCGACGCCGATGGCCTGATTTTCGACAATCAGGGGCGGCGTGAACGCCTGCCCTGGCCGCCACGCCCCGCCGTGACCGGCTTCAAGCGCCAAGGATGA
- the gspD gene encoding type II secretion system secretin GspD yields MAAALSLALTLAWAQEPEVFDDDGTPLYEVNFVDTELGEFIDSVSRITGTTFIVDPRVKGKVTVRTVDRHDADAIYDIFLAQLRAQGYAAVDLPNGSVKIVPDQAARLEPVPVEPAGKQGEGSDGVATRVFNVRNAASEQMLGILKPLIDPRVGVITPYPAANLLVVTDWRSNLERIDSLLRQLDQVSDEPLQVMPLQHASAADTAQLLTRLLAREQGGDSTQVVADPRSNALLVRGSTDRVRALLKQLDRPSDNQHSSNTQVIYLRHANAGEVVKVLRGLSQEGGVPGEGEGEGKDKPMVPASDSGIRLESEEGTNAVVMVGPDSELAAYRNIVEQLDIRRAQVVVEAIIAEVSDSRAQELGVQWLFADEKFGAGIVNFGSNGVNIANIAGAAASGDSEALGDLLSATTGATAGIGHIGGGFNFAMLINALKGKSGFNLLSTPTLLTLDNAEASILVGQEVPFVTGSVTQNNANPYQTIERKEVGVKLRIKPQINIDNSVRLDIVQEVSSLTDSTAASDVITNKREIKTKVMVEDNGLVILGGLISDELSTTDQRVPLLGDIPGLGRLFRSDTSKNTKQNLMVFIRPRILRDAPSLAGLSEDKYRTLQQTTPLKLPDLAEGTPLMQVFPASRARLEGGDW; encoded by the coding sequence GTGGCTGCGGCCTTGAGCCTGGCGCTGACGCTGGCCTGGGCGCAAGAACCGGAAGTGTTCGATGATGACGGCACACCGCTGTACGAAGTCAATTTCGTCGACACCGAGTTGGGCGAGTTCATCGACAGTGTGTCGCGCATCACCGGCACCACGTTCATCGTCGACCCTCGGGTCAAAGGCAAGGTCACGGTCCGCACCGTCGACCGTCACGATGCCGATGCCATCTATGACATCTTCCTGGCGCAGCTGCGCGCCCAGGGGTATGCCGCCGTCGACCTGCCCAATGGCAGTGTGAAGATCGTCCCCGACCAGGCCGCGCGCCTGGAGCCGGTGCCGGTGGAGCCTGCCGGCAAACAGGGTGAAGGCAGCGATGGCGTGGCCACCCGGGTATTCAATGTGCGCAACGCCGCCAGCGAGCAGATGCTGGGCATCCTCAAACCGCTGATCGACCCTCGGGTTGGGGTCATCACCCCTTATCCTGCGGCGAACCTGCTGGTGGTGACGGACTGGCGCAGCAACCTCGAGCGCATCGACAGCCTGTTACGCCAGCTTGATCAGGTCAGCGACGAGCCGCTGCAGGTGATGCCGCTGCAGCATGCCAGCGCCGCCGACACCGCCCAGTTGCTGACCCGTCTGCTGGCCCGCGAACAAGGTGGCGACAGTACCCAGGTGGTTGCCGACCCTCGCAGCAATGCCCTGCTGGTGCGAGGCAGCACTGACCGCGTGCGTGCCCTGTTGAAGCAGCTCGACCGCCCCAGCGACAACCAGCACAGCAGCAATACCCAGGTGATCTACCTGCGCCATGCCAACGCTGGCGAGGTGGTGAAGGTACTGCGCGGCCTGAGCCAGGAAGGCGGGGTGCCCGGCGAAGGTGAAGGGGAGGGCAAGGACAAACCCATGGTGCCGGCCAGCGATTCGGGTATCCGCCTGGAGTCTGAAGAAGGCACCAATGCGGTGGTGATGGTCGGCCCCGACAGCGAGCTGGCGGCTTACCGCAACATTGTCGAGCAGCTGGACATCCGCCGCGCCCAGGTGGTGGTTGAAGCGATCATTGCCGAAGTCTCCGATAGCCGCGCCCAGGAGCTGGGAGTGCAGTGGCTGTTCGCGGATGAAAAGTTCGGGGCAGGCATCGTCAACTTCGGCAGCAACGGGGTGAACATCGCCAACATAGCCGGCGCCGCTGCCAGCGGCGACAGCGAGGCACTCGGTGACCTGCTGTCGGCCACCACAGGCGCCACGGCCGGCATCGGCCATATTGGCGGCGGCTTCAACTTCGCCATGCTGATCAACGCACTCAAAGGCAAGAGCGGCTTCAACCTGCTGTCCACGCCGACGCTGCTGACCCTGGACAACGCCGAAGCGTCGATTCTGGTTGGCCAGGAAGTGCCATTTGTCACCGGCTCTGTCACCCAGAACAACGCCAACCCCTACCAGACCATCGAACGCAAGGAAGTCGGGGTGAAGCTGCGTATCAAGCCGCAGATCAACATCGACAACAGCGTGCGTCTGGACATCGTCCAGGAGGTTTCGTCCCTTACCGACTCCACTGCCGCCAGCGATGTGATCACCAACAAGCGTGAGATAAAGACCAAGGTCATGGTCGAGGACAACGGTTTGGTCATCCTGGGCGGCCTGATCAGCGACGAGCTGAGCACCACCGACCAGCGCGTGCCATTGCTGGGTGACATCCCCGGCCTGGGCCGATTGTTCCGCTCCGATACCAGCAAGAACACCAAGCAGA
- a CDS encoding lipoprotein UxpA, whose translation MHRREVISWMGIGALAPLLGACSTLPGSQGDNASFDLLYVADTLDARQPGPAVVPATRLGPVSHLGRAPWMTGASASLGHPQLAPLLNASQASVAQLGGYGVLAALLEQLRGEAGAGNCLTLENGQGWNGSGLAYLTQGESGLQGSQLLGSEVRVSSDERVLWPQRCAGLYRQSSSITLGAGLAAEQGQALGLKPLHIFERGGARIAVVGVTDPYAQDQKASLKQWYQSLSPVFEQARREADLVVALADVGTGPGLWLAERVPEIDVLLCARGQDLWPEPVPVTQASGRRVPVLFAGCRGSGAFRLRCQQVAGQWQFDARFFPAFAHQLSPAAQLRAGQLQTHLHQQRASHAAWLDQPLGRAPQALWRRDTRAGSWDRLLHQALADDSSMPVLLPGLRYDYPVAMGEAITREHLISLTGSYPAPVVEAPARQVEQVLENAAEQLFGDPLLLDNSQDLPRWQGQPWRISYSPQGKRISGLDPVQGLCRTFGLQFESQAGEPLWQRVEAWLARQQAGWELAPLQLPEVRYVQGHPGWHPRQVAS comes from the coding sequence ATGCACAGGCGCGAAGTAATCAGCTGGATGGGTATCGGTGCCTTGGCACCGTTGCTCGGCGCCTGTTCCACATTGCCTGGCAGTCAGGGTGACAACGCCAGCTTCGACCTGCTGTACGTCGCCGACACGCTCGATGCCCGTCAGCCAGGCCCGGCCGTGGTACCGGCCACCCGTTTGGGGCCTGTCAGCCACTTGGGGCGTGCGCCCTGGATGACCGGGGCCAGCGCTAGCCTTGGCCACCCGCAACTGGCGCCACTGCTGAATGCCAGCCAGGCGTCCGTGGCGCAGCTGGGGGGCTATGGCGTGCTGGCCGCCTTGCTCGAGCAGTTGCGCGGGGAGGCTGGTGCGGGCAACTGCCTGACCTTGGAGAACGGCCAGGGCTGGAACGGCAGTGGCCTGGCCTACCTGACCCAAGGTGAAAGCGGCCTGCAAGGCAGTCAACTGCTGGGCAGCGAGGTGCGGGTCAGCAGCGACGAGCGCGTGCTTTGGCCACAGCGTTGTGCCGGCCTTTATCGCCAGTCTTCCTCCATTACCCTTGGCGCCGGGCTCGCTGCCGAGCAAGGCCAGGCCTTGGGGCTCAAGCCGCTGCACATCTTCGAGCGTGGCGGAGCGCGTATTGCTGTGGTCGGCGTTACCGACCCGTACGCCCAGGACCAGAAAGCCTCGTTGAAGCAGTGGTACCAGTCGCTAAGCCCGGTTTTCGAGCAGGCTCGACGCGAGGCCGACCTGGTGGTGGCCCTGGCCGATGTAGGTACCGGGCCTGGTCTGTGGCTGGCCGAACGTGTTCCAGAAATCGATGTACTGCTCTGTGCCCGTGGCCAAGACCTGTGGCCCGAGCCTGTGCCGGTGACCCAAGCCAGCGGCCGCCGCGTGCCGGTGCTCTTTGCCGGTTGCCGAGGCAGTGGGGCATTTCGCCTGCGTTGCCAGCAGGTGGCTGGGCAATGGCAGTTCGATGCACGCTTTTTCCCTGCGTTCGCACATCAGCTTTCACCGGCGGCGCAGCTGCGCGCCGGCCAACTGCAAACCCATCTGCATCAGCAGCGTGCAAGTCATGCGGCCTGGCTTGACCAGCCGCTGGGGCGTGCACCACAGGCCCTGTGGCGCCGCGATACCCGCGCTGGCAGTTGGGACCGCCTGCTGCACCAGGCCTTGGCCGACGACAGCAGCATGCCTGTGTTGTTGCCCGGCCTGCGCTATGACTACCCGGTGGCGATGGGCGAAGCCATCACCCGCGAGCATCTGATCAGCCTCACCGGCAGCTATCCGGCCCCCGTGGTCGAAGCCCCGGCGCGCCAGGTCGAGCAAGTGCTGGAAAACGCTGCCGAGCAACTGTTCGGCGACCCCTTGCTGCTGGACAACAGCCAGGACCTGCCGCGTTGGCAGGGCCAGCCATGGCGCATCAGCTACAGCCCACAAGGCAAACGCATCAGCGGACTGGACCCGGTTCAGGGGTTGTGTCGCACTTTCGGTTTACAGTTCGAGTCCCAGGCCGGCGAGCCGCTGTGGCAGCGGGTCGAAGCCTGGCTGGCGCGCCAGCAGGCGGGGTGGGAACTGGCGCCGCTGCAGTTGCCTGAGGTGCGCTATGTGCAGGGGCACCCCGGCTGGCACCCACGGCAGGTGGCCTCGTGA